From Terriglobales bacterium, one genomic window encodes:
- the smc gene encoding chromosome segregation protein SMC — protein sequence MLKLKKLQILGFKSFCDRTELKFHGEGVAGIIGPNGCGKSNISDAITWVLGEQSAKSLRGARMEDVIFAGTRDRKPMGMAEVSLTLIDPDAYDGGNVVEPEIEVVDDLPQEDWDEATLRTKSEQDADEYIEEVRPGQVEEVEGAVPQQADAAQTAAEPGTPSAEAGTAEVDAEPKSEAAQTAPTGVVLKIRRRKFHRNNFKKGEIVVTRRLFRSGESEYLLNGKLCRLRDIQEIFMGTGLGPESYAIIEQGRIGQILSSKPTDRRAIIEEAAGITKFKTKKRLAEARLEEAKLNLSRLNDIFDEVTRQMNSLKRQAAKAERYAKLRDEMRAKLRVVLASKWVALQGDRASLEEELTKLSEEIKIQTEAVQVLEAEHTERTQRGYDIESEATTTRERLATITRDSDRAQSRQKTNEERCVELATRMETADRDIAAAIDRKGQLEQEVEASRQTLATAASDVAAAQQDAAARQQEAREAASALQQVEREQEQRRVQVMQAVANESAVRNEIAKATEQIAGHDREAARLHAEVASANSQIEAFGGQRGQLGMEFESASERVNSLTSQIQSTRETLEQKRREEVECKRHLDGLRAEYATALGRKASLEAVINEHGYSTDSVRRLFQSGALDGSRAPVGVLADFLEVEGQYEHVVDDFLRDELNFVVVKSWDAADYGMNLLRGDVDGRATFLVHPSDAQAKFSFSVDESAHAAAAARHDTIVPLKNCIRVLDGFGKSLEVILPKLGNGYIVPDPNVARELALENPDAFFLAKNGESFHNVTVTGGKQRAEGPLAMKRELRVIAKQVEDLEMALREQERRAGLLAKEIAELTSLLERLEADKREADKQAMTSGHMLRQLDSEMERTRQRLSQYERELQQVATARSAREQFIAEKQTDLSAKEQQRTEIEQQIAAAQENLATLRAARDTAAQNASEMMAKVAGLEERRRSAAATLQRVESIITEVSTRLESLKAQAESASAEKSHREAENVQIAEQLVALAGEREGLDARVTELQTESESVRSRLTQIEEELKASRSTLDQIRDRRGEVSALAAKLESDATHMSESSVAELGVIPTELLADESLQIVTGENLTLEDETVKEMKAKLEAMGPVNMMALDEYKETSERHTFLETQRKDLFDSIENTQKTIKEIEQISKEKFTEAFAKINENFQVTFRKLFGGGQGFMKLTDEENAMESGIDVVASPPGKKLQNVLLLSGGEKALTAFSLLVGIFQYTPSPFCILDEVDAPLDEANIGRFTELVKEMSSDTQFIIITHSKKTMGIAPVLYGVTMQEPGVSKLVSVRFHHLEETKAMSA from the coding sequence TTGCTTAAGCTGAAGAAGCTTCAAATCCTGGGATTCAAGTCTTTCTGTGATCGCACCGAACTCAAGTTCCATGGCGAAGGTGTGGCCGGAATCATTGGCCCCAACGGCTGCGGAAAGTCGAACATCTCAGACGCAATCACCTGGGTCTTAGGTGAGCAGTCGGCCAAGTCGCTGCGCGGCGCGCGCATGGAAGACGTGATCTTTGCGGGCACTCGCGACCGCAAGCCCATGGGCATGGCCGAGGTTTCTCTTACGCTGATCGATCCGGACGCCTACGACGGCGGCAATGTCGTTGAACCCGAAATCGAGGTGGTGGACGACCTTCCGCAGGAAGACTGGGACGAGGCGACTCTCCGTACGAAATCGGAGCAGGACGCGGACGAGTACATCGAAGAAGTCCGGCCTGGGCAGGTCGAAGAAGTAGAAGGAGCGGTTCCCCAACAGGCTGATGCCGCGCAAACGGCGGCAGAACCTGGAACTCCCTCGGCTGAGGCTGGAACCGCCGAAGTGGATGCCGAGCCAAAGAGCGAAGCCGCTCAAACAGCACCCACCGGAGTGGTGCTGAAGATCCGGCGGCGCAAGTTCCATCGCAACAATTTCAAGAAGGGCGAGATCGTCGTCACGCGTCGCCTGTTCCGGTCGGGCGAGAGTGAGTACCTGCTCAACGGCAAACTGTGCCGTCTCCGCGATATCCAGGAAATCTTCATGGGCACGGGTCTTGGGCCGGAGTCGTACGCCATCATCGAGCAGGGGCGTATCGGGCAGATCCTGAGCAGCAAACCGACCGACCGACGGGCGATCATCGAAGAAGCTGCCGGTATCACCAAGTTCAAGACGAAGAAACGTCTGGCCGAGGCGCGGCTGGAAGAAGCCAAGTTGAATCTGAGCCGCCTGAATGACATCTTCGACGAAGTCACCCGCCAGATGAATTCGTTGAAGCGGCAGGCCGCGAAAGCCGAGCGTTACGCCAAGCTGCGCGACGAAATGCGCGCAAAGCTCCGCGTGGTGCTGGCAAGCAAATGGGTAGCGTTGCAGGGCGACCGCGCCAGCCTGGAAGAAGAACTTACGAAGCTCTCGGAAGAGATCAAGATTCAGACCGAAGCGGTGCAGGTACTTGAAGCCGAGCACACCGAGCGAACGCAGCGGGGTTATGACATCGAGTCTGAGGCGACGACCACCCGCGAGCGTCTCGCGACGATCACCCGCGACAGCGACCGCGCCCAGTCGCGACAGAAGACAAACGAAGAACGCTGCGTGGAACTTGCCACTCGCATGGAGACCGCAGATCGCGACATTGCGGCCGCGATCGATCGCAAAGGACAGTTAGAGCAGGAAGTAGAAGCCAGCCGCCAGACTCTTGCGACAGCGGCCAGTGATGTAGCGGCAGCCCAGCAGGATGCGGCAGCACGCCAGCAAGAAGCGCGAGAGGCGGCGTCGGCACTGCAGCAGGTTGAGCGCGAACAGGAACAGCGTCGCGTGCAGGTGATGCAGGCTGTCGCGAATGAGAGTGCGGTTCGTAACGAGATCGCGAAGGCCACCGAACAGATTGCGGGACACGACCGCGAAGCAGCCCGTCTGCATGCAGAAGTTGCAAGCGCAAATTCACAGATAGAAGCTTTTGGCGGCCAGCGTGGACAACTGGGCATGGAATTTGAATCGGCGTCGGAGCGGGTCAACTCGCTGACGTCGCAGATTCAGTCCACGCGCGAAACGCTGGAACAGAAGCGTCGGGAAGAAGTGGAATGCAAACGCCATCTCGACGGCCTCCGCGCGGAATACGCCACGGCCCTGGGCAGAAAAGCATCGTTGGAAGCGGTTATCAACGAGCATGGTTACTCGACGGACTCTGTGCGTCGGTTGTTCCAGTCAGGTGCGCTCGACGGCAGCCGCGCTCCCGTGGGTGTGCTCGCCGACTTCCTTGAAGTAGAAGGCCAGTACGAGCACGTGGTGGACGACTTCCTGCGCGACGAACTGAATTTCGTTGTCGTGAAATCCTGGGACGCCGCCGATTACGGCATGAACTTGTTGCGCGGCGACGTGGACGGCCGTGCCACGTTCCTGGTCCATCCCAGCGACGCGCAGGCAAAGTTTTCGTTCAGTGTTGACGAATCGGCGCATGCGGCTGCCGCTGCGCGCCACGACACTATCGTGCCACTGAAGAACTGCATTCGCGTACTCGACGGTTTCGGCAAGTCGCTGGAAGTGATTTTGCCGAAGCTGGGTAACGGCTACATCGTTCCCGATCCTAACGTCGCGCGTGAACTGGCGCTCGAGAACCCGGACGCGTTCTTTCTTGCGAAGAACGGCGAATCGTTCCACAACGTAACCGTCACCGGCGGCAAGCAGCGTGCCGAAGGCCCTCTGGCCATGAAGCGCGAGTTGCGCGTGATCGCCAAGCAGGTCGAGGACCTGGAAATGGCGTTGCGGGAGCAGGAGCGCCGGGCCGGATTACTGGCGAAGGAAATCGCCGAGCTTACATCCCTGCTGGAACGTCTCGAAGCGGACAAGCGCGAAGCAGATAAGCAGGCGATGACCAGCGGCCATATGCTGCGCCAGCTCGACAGTGAGATGGAGCGTACGCGGCAGCGTCTGTCGCAGTACGAACGCGAACTGCAGCAGGTGGCAACCGCGAGGTCGGCACGCGAACAGTTCATCGCGGAGAAGCAGACTGATCTTTCCGCGAAAGAGCAGCAACGCACCGAAATTGAACAGCAGATCGCAGCGGCACAGGAGAATCTCGCAACGCTGCGTGCGGCCCGCGATACCGCAGCCCAGAATGCTTCCGAGATGATGGCCAAGGTCGCTGGACTTGAAGAGCGCAGGCGTTCGGCGGCAGCGACTCTGCAGCGCGTCGAATCGATCATCACCGAAGTAAGCACACGACTGGAGTCGCTCAAGGCCCAGGCGGAATCTGCTTCGGCCGAGAAATCGCATCGTGAAGCCGAGAACGTCCAGATCGCCGAACAACTAGTTGCACTGGCGGGTGAGCGCGAGGGTCTGGATGCGCGCGTAACCGAGCTGCAGACGGAATCGGAGTCGGTTCGCTCCCGTCTGACACAGATCGAAGAAGAACTGAAGGCATCTAGAAGCACCCTCGACCAGATTCGTGATCGCCGCGGTGAAGTCTCCGCGCTGGCTGCCAAACTGGAATCCGACGCGACCCACATGTCGGAATCGTCGGTCGCAGAGCTTGGCGTAATCCCGACCGAACTGCTCGCTGACGAGTCTCTCCAGATCGTCACCGGCGAAAACCTCACGCTCGAAGACGAAACCGTTAAGGAGATGAAGGCTAAGCTGGAAGCGATGGGTCCGGTGAACATGATGGCGCTGGACGAATACAAGGAAACCAGCGAGCGCCATACCTTTCTGGAAACGCAGCGCAAGGACCTGTTCGACTCTATTGAGAACACCCAAAAGACCATTAAGGAAATCGAACAGATCTCGAAGGAGAAGTTCACCGAGGCCTTTGCGAAGATCAACGAAAACTTCCAGGTCACCTTCCGCAAGTTGTTCGGCGGCGGACAAGGCTTCATGAAGCTGACGGACGAAGAGAATGCGATGGAAAGCGGCATCGATGTGGTGGCCTCGCCCCCGGGCAAGAAGCTTCAGAACGTGCTCCTGCTCTCCGGCGGTGAAAAGGCTTTGACGGCATTCTCGCTGCTGGTCGGCATCTTCCAATACACGCCGAGCCCGTTCTGCATTCTGGACGAAGTGGATGCGCCGCTTGATGAGGCGAATATCGGCCGCTTCACTGAATTGGTGAAGGAGATGTCCTCGGATACGCAGTTCATCATCATCACCCACAGCAAGAAGACGATGGGCATTGCACCTGTACTCTATGGCGTCACAATGCAGGAACCCGGCGTCTCCAAACTGGTGAGTGTTCGTTTCCATCATCTTGAGGAAACGAAAGCAATGTCAGCTTAA